A stretch of the Corylus avellana chromosome ca6, CavTom2PMs-1.0 genome encodes the following:
- the LOC132185023 gene encoding transmembrane 9 superfamily member 2-like, with translation MERTMVAVAVIALVVLLGANQVSSDASDHRYKEGDPVPLYANKVGPFHNPSETYRYFDLPFCAPDHFKEKKEALGEVLNGDRLVSAPYKLDFRSEKDSEVVCKKTLSKKEVGQFRAAVDKDYYFQMYYDDLPIWGFIGKVDKENKDPSEYRYYLYKHIHFIIYYNKDRVIEITVQTEQHALVDLTEDKEVDVEFLYTVKWKETNTPFEKRMDKYSQSSSLPHHLEIHWFSIINSCVTVLLLTGFLATILMRVLKNDFVKYAHDEEAAEDQEETGWKYIHGDVFRYPKYKSLFAAALGSGTQLFTLTVFIFILALVGVFYPYNRGALFTALVVIYALTSGIAGYVATSFYSQLEGTNWVRNLLLTGCLFCGPLFLMFCFLNTVAITYNATAALPFGTIVVIVLIWSLVTSPLLVLGGIAGKNSKAEFQAPCRTTKYPREIPALPWYRGSIPQMAMAGFLPFSAIYIELYYIFASVWGHRIYTIYSILFIVFIILLIVTAFITVALTYFQLAAEDHEWWWRSFVCGGSTGIFIYAYCLYYYYARSDMSGFMQTSFFFGYMACICYGFFLMLGAVGFRAALLFVRHIYRSIKCE, from the exons ATGGAGAGGACTATGGTGGCGGTGGCGGTCATCGCCTTGGTGGTGCTGCTGGGCGCCAATCAGGTGAGTTCGGATGCATCGGATCACCGGTACAAGGAAGGAGACCCGGTGCCTCTCTATGCGAACAAGGTCGGGCCATTTCACAATCCCAG TGAAACATATCGCTATTTTGATCTCCCCTTCTGTGCTCCAG ATcatttcaaagagaaaaaggaagctCTTGGCGAAGTGCTAAATGGTGATCGTTTAGTCAGCGCCCCCTACAAACTTGATTTCCGAAGTGAGAAAGACTCTGAGGTTGTTTGCAAGAAAACACTCTCAAAAAAAGAAGTGGGCCAGTTCCGAGCTGCCGTTGACAAGGACTACTACTTTCAAATGTATTACGATGACTTACCTATATGGGGTTTCATAGGGAAGGTCGACAAGGAAAACAAAGACCCAAGCGAGTATAGATATTATCTTTATAAGCATATTCACTTTATTATCTATTATAACAAGGACCGGGTGATTGAAATCACCGTTCAAACAGAACAACATGCCCTTGTGGATCTTACGGAGGATAAAGAAGTTGATGTGGAATTTTTGTATACTGTGAAATGGAAGGAAACAAACACTCCCTTTGAGAAGAGGATGGATAAGTACTCACAGTCTTCTTCGCTTCCTCATCATCTGGAGATCCATTGGTTCTCCATTATAAATTCATGTGTGACAGTGCTTCTTCTAACTGGGTTTCTCGCCACAATTCTCATGCGAGTCCTTAAGAATGATTTTGTCAA ATATGCCCATGATGAGGAAGCGGCTGAAGACCAGGAAGAGACCGGATGGAAATACATCCATGGAGATGTGTTCAGGTACCCCAAGTACAAGTCTCTATTTGCAGCTGCCCTTGGTTCTGGGACCCAACTATTTACTCT TACGGTATTCATTTTTATACTAGCACTTGTTGGTGTCTTTTACCCATACAACCGAGGGGCTCTATTTACTGCACTGGTTGTCATATATGCACTCACGTCAGGAATTGCAGGCTATGTTGCAACCTCCTTTTATAGCCAGCTAGAGGGAACGAACTGG GTTAGGAATCTGTTGTTGACAGGATGCCTCTTTTGTGGACCTTTGTTTCTTATGTTCTGCTTTCTGAATACTGTTGCAATTACTTATAATGCCACTGCTGCTCTCCCATTTGGCACTATTGTCGTGATAGTTCTTATATGGTCACTTGTAACATCACCTTTACTGGTATTGGGTGGGATTGCTGGGAAGAATAGCAAGGCTGAATTCCAAGCTCCTTGCCGCACCACCAAATATCCCCGAGAGATTCCAGCTTTGCCATGGTACCGCGGATCAATTCCACAGATGGCAATGGCAGGCTTTCTGCCTTTCAGTGCTATATACATTGAACTTTACTACATATTTGCTAGTGTCTGGGGTCACAGGATCTATACCATCTACAGCATCTTGTTTATCGTCTTTATAATTCTCCTGATAGTTACTGCTTTCATTACTGTGGCGCTAACATACTTCCAACTTGCTGCCGAGGACCACGAGTGGTGGTGGAG ATCTTTTGTTTGCGGTGGATCGACTGGCATATTTATCTATGCCTACTGCCTATATTACTACTACGCACGCTCCGATATGTCCGGATTCATGCAGACCTCATTTTTCTTTGGATACATGGCTTGCATCTGCTATGGTTTCTTCCTCATGCTTGGAGCCGTAGGTTTCCGTGCAGCTTTGCTATTCGTCCGTCACATTTACCGGTCCATCAAGTGTGAGTAG
- the LOC132185888 gene encoding uncharacterized protein LOC132185888, with the protein MAESNSVDVILEFLRRNRFSRAEAALRSELSNRPDLNGFLQKLTIGDKDKDSGNTVEEANGDKLVVENPGSVSRDSREVSKELIVKEIECGTGRNGSESKWKNAASTGERNKSNEAVGTSDKGFSFLKGSEDTVLDLYSWKLISSNGPAGAYQNDGTSSTSNISELQISGQPKYHTSEAPDAGKAIVKTGEEITFSGDKRTSWLGSTSKANVESKYEKTQASEPKELDQQLKASSIYFKENFADNPWSRSEEPTNSSSDLWKDCSVKTVFPFSEGDVSTSYDIIAGSDKKEGRRKSETSDVRTAIKEQVDEVGRALYFGKSQGGSEQKTISSLSFPLVSENQKEEFPRLPPVKLKSEDKSLNVNWEEKFERDGPGAKLTSADNAFLIGSFLDVPIGQEINSAGGKRIAGGSWLSVSQGIAEDTSDLVSGFATVGDGLSESVDYPNEYWDSDEYDDDDDVGYMRQPIEDEAWFLAHEIDYPSDNEKGTGHGSVPDPQERAPTKDEDDDQSFAEEDSYFSGERYFQAKNVEPVTASDDPIGLSATDMYGRTDENDLIAQYDGQLMDEEELNLMRAEPVWQGFVTQTNELIMLGDGKVLNECGRSRLDDICMDDDQHGSVRSIGVGINSDAADMGSEVRESLVGGSSEGDLEYFCDHDVGIGGSRHPHHDLDKKYIDRSNRDKRKTTNQEANKYVVGNDKGGSIQMKNHPDGGFSFPPPLRDGRLEQAGASKPLWSNNSNAIISDEIDDCQNAVVGSDNMLTSWRRKSSDSSPIKSSRDENNANALRSTDSTPSTLSNYGYDEREHAKQEEDKKIGSAREEDPAASLEDEEAAAVQEQVRQIKAQEDEFETFNLKIVHRKNRTGFEEDKNFHVVLNSVIAGRYHVTEYLGSAAFSKAIQAHDLHTGMDVCVKIIKNNKDFFDQSLDEIKLLKYVNKHDPGDKYHILRLYDYFYYREHLLIVCELLKANLYEFHKFNRESGGEVYFTMPRLQSITIQCLEALQFLHGLGLIHCDLKPENILVKSYSRCEVKVIDLGSSCFETDHLCSYVQSRSYRAPEVILGLPYDKKIDVWSLGCILAELCTGNVLFQNDSPATLLARVIGIIGPIDQSMLAKGRDTYKYFTKNHMLYERNQETNRLEYLIPKKTSLRHRLPMGDQGFIDFVGHLLEINPKKRPSALEALKHPWLSYPYEPISS; encoded by the exons ATGGCAGAGTCAAACTCGGTTGATGTGATTCTGGAATTTCTGCGAAGAAATCGGTTCTCTAGAGCTGAGGCAGCTTTGCGCAGTGAGCTCAGTAATCGTCCTGATTTGAATGGGTTCCTTCAGAAACTTACGATTGGGGACAAGGATAAGGACTCGGGTAATACGGTAGAGGAGGCGAATGGGGACAAGCTGGTGGTGGAAAATCCAGGGTCAGTGTCTCGGGATAGTCGTGAGGTTTCCAAGGAGTTAATTGTGAAGGAGATAGAGTGCGGGACGGGTAGAAATGGGTCTGAGAGCAAATGGAAGAATGCTGCTTCTACTGGTGAGCGGAATAAAAGTAATGAAGCGGTTGGGACGAGTGACAAGGGCTTCAGTTTCTTGAAAGGTTCGGAGGACACGGTGCTTGATTTGTATTCGTGGAAGCTCATTTCTAGTAATGGGCCTGCTGGAGCTTATCAGAATGATGGTACTAGTAGTACTAGTAACATTTCGGAGCTTCAGATATCGGGGCAACCGAAGTATCATACGAGTGAAGCTCCTGATGCTGGTAAAGCCATTGTGAAGACTGGGGAAGAGATTACTTTTTCTGGCGACAAGAGAACTTCATGGCTTGGAAGTACTAGTAAAGCTAATGTGGAATCCAAGTATGAGAAAACCCAAGCAAGTGAGCCCAAAGAACTTGATCAGCAGCTTAAGGCTAGTAGCATATACTTCAAAGAAAATTTTGCAGATAATCCATGGTCAAGAAGTGAGGAGCCCACGAATTCTTCTTCTGATTTGTGGAAAGATTGCTCTGTCAAGACTGTTTTTCCATTCTCCGAGGGAGATGTGTCAACTAGTTATGATATTATCGCAGGTTCTgacaaaaaagaaggaaggagAAAGTCAGAAACGAGTGATGTTAGGACAGCAATAAAAGAGCAGGTGGATGAGGTGGGAAGAGCCTTGTACTTTGGCAAGTCACAAGGGGGTTCCGAGCAAAAGACCATCAGCAGCTTGAGTTTTCCTCTGGTATCTGAGAATCAGAAGGAAGAGTTTCCTAGGTTGCCGCCTGTTAAACTCAAATCGGAGGACAAATCATTGAATGTTAATTGGGAGGAAAAGTTTGAGCGAGATGGACCTGGTGCAAAACTCACCAGTGCTGATAACGCCTTCCTGATAGGTTCATTCCTGGATGTTCCTATCGGACAAGAAATAAACTCTGCAG GTGGAAAAAGGATTGCAGGAGGTAGTTGGCTATCTGTAAGTCAGGGAATTGCAGAGGATACATCTGATCTGGTTTCTGGTTTTGCCACTGTCGGTGATGGATTAAGTGAATCTGTTGACTATCCAAATGAGTATTGGGACTCTGATGAATACGATGACGATGATGATGTTGGATATATGAGACAACCTATTGAGGATGAGGCCTGGTTTCTAGCTCATGAAATTGATTACCCAAGTGACAATGAAAAGGGTACAGGGCATGGCAGTGTTCCAGATCCACAGGAAAGAGCTCCAACCAAAGATGAGGATGATGATCAATCTTTTGCTGAGGAGGATTCTTACTTCTCTGGTGAGCGGTATTTTCAAGCAAAAAATGTCGAACCAGTTACAGCTTCAGACGATCCTATAGGGTTGTCAGCGACTGACATGTATGGGAGGACTGATGAGAATGATTTAATTGCTCAATATGATGGACAGTTGATGGATGAAGAAGAACTGAATCTGATGCGTGCAGAACCTGTCTGGCAGGGCTTTGTGACTCAGACGAATGAACTCATCATGTTAGGGGATGGGAAAGTTTTGAACGAGTGTGGAAGGTCGCGGCTAGATGATATTTGTATGGATGATGATCAGCATGGTTCGGTTCGATCAATTGGTGTAGGGATCAACAGTGATGCTGCAGATATGGGCAGTGAAGTACGGGAAAGTTTGGTTGGAGGCAGTAGTGAAGGGGATCTAGAATACTTCTGTGATCATGATGTTGGGATTGGTGGGTCTAGACATCCTCATCATGACTTAGACAAGAAATATATTGATAGATCAAACAGGGATAAAAGGAAAACTACTAATCAAGAGGCCAATAAATATGTAGTTGGGAATGATAAGGGTGGAAGCATACAGATGAAAAATCATCCTGATGGGGGATTTTCGTTTCCCCCACCATTGAGGGATGGACGGCTGGAGCAGGCAGGCGCTAGTAAACCTTTATGGTCAAACAACAGCAATGCTATTATCAGTGATGAAATTGATGACTGTCAAAATGCTGTGGTGGGCTCGGATAACATGCTTACTTCATGGAGGCGGAAAAGCAGTGATTCTTCACCTATCAAAAGTTCCAGGGATGAGAATAATGCTAATGCCCTGAGATCCACAGATTCTACTCCTTCTACACTCTCTAATTATGGTTATGATGAAAGAGAGCATGCAAAGCAAGAGGAGGACAAAAAAATTGGTTCTGCACGGGAAGAAGATCCAGCAGCATCACTTGAGGATGAAGAGGCAGCTGCTGTGCAAGAGCAAGTAAGGCAGATAAAGGCTCAGGAGGATGAATTTGAGACCTTTAACCTGAAGATTGTGCATAGGAAAAACAG AACTGGCTTTGAGGAGGACAAGAACTTCCATGTTGTTCTAAATTCAGTCATAGCTGGGCGCTATCATGTTACTGAGTATCTTGGGTCAGCTGCATTCAGTAAAGCTATACAAGCACATGATCTGCATACGGGTATGGATGTCTGtgtaaaaattataaagaacaACAAGGATTTTTTTGATCAGAGCCTTGATGAGATAAAGCTTCTCAAGTATGTGAATAAGCATGATCCTGGTGACAAGTACCACATTCTCCGATTATATGATTATTTCTATTATCGA GAGCATTTGTTAATAGTATGTGAACTTCTCAAGGCAAACTTATATGagtttcataaatttaatagagAATCAGGAGGGGAGGTCTACTTCACAATGCCAAGATTGCAG TCAATTACCATTCAGTGTCTCGAGGCACTTCAGTTTCTACATGGCCTTGGTCTAATACATTGTGACTTGAAGCCTGAGAATATATTGGTGAAAAGTTATAGTAGATGTGAGGTGAAGGTCATTGATCTTGGGAGCAGTTGTTTTGAGACAGATCACCTCTGCTCTTATGTTCAATCCAGGTCCTATCGTGCCCCAGAAGTTATCTTGGGACTTCCATATGATAAGAAGATAGATGTATGGTCACTTGGCTGCATCTTGGCAGAACTTTGTACTGGCAAC GTCCTCTTCCAAAATGATTCACCTGCAACATTACTGGCTCGGGTGATTGGAATTATAGGTCCCATCGATCAAAGCATGCTTGCCAAAGGACGGGATACATAcaaatattttaccaaaaatcACATGCTTTATGAACGGAATCAG GAAACAAACAGGCTCGAATACCTGATACCAAAAAAGACATCCTTAAGGCATCGATTGCCAATGGGGGACCAGGGCTTCATTGACTTTGTTGGTCACCTACTTGAGATAAACCCAAAGAAGCGGCCTTCGGCTTTGGAGGCGTTGAAGCATCCATGGCTTTCATACCCGTATGAACCCATATCATCTTGA